One Flagellimonas sp. CMM7 genomic region harbors:
- a CDS encoding SusD/RagB family nutrient-binding outer membrane lipoprotein, protein MKNTYKTITSLVLALLLVASCTKDFEEINTNPNQPLSVQPSLLLRQVIYDYGEQMSYEGFTAGNLLGQYTTALDFNLFDRHDLKSPQLGGNPWPIFFQNLRDNESIIQLAMENETFAVYEGPSRILKAYMAAALTDLFGDVPYFEAFRGKEGTVTPIYDSQETIYTGDDGILDNLNKGIAALENYSGSISLEGDILFNGDLEGWIRFANSLRIKSLMRISNQTDVSNDLQSIFTSGSFIAVNAENAIFNFTDGEPNNFRLARLRIGDFNNFVLSETMEEVLVGFNDPRIETLFRPFSNSDSGEFNGLLNGIDATQNAAVLADFSLAGTVFRENTGQLDANFITSWETHFLLAEAAERGLITADPQQLYEIGVTQAFEYWQVDLPADYLTSSAPYGTGGDTSIQQIITQKWIANIINGYEGWIEYRRTGFPQLKTISASLNNDIIPVRMPYPAEEEALNSVNYADAASRTDGNSINVPVWWDNN, encoded by the coding sequence ATGAAAAACACATATAAAACAATAACATCTTTAGTTTTGGCTTTGTTACTTGTTGCTTCATGTACCAAAGATTTTGAAGAAATAAACACCAATCCCAATCAGCCTTTGTCTGTACAACCAAGTTTGTTGCTTAGACAGGTTATCTATGACTATGGAGAGCAAATGTCTTATGAAGGATTTACTGCTGGTAATCTTCTAGGGCAATATACTACAGCTCTGGATTTCAATCTTTTTGATCGCCACGATTTAAAATCGCCGCAATTGGGAGGTAACCCATGGCCTATATTTTTCCAAAACCTAAGGGATAATGAAAGTATAATCCAATTGGCAATGGAAAACGAGACCTTTGCTGTGTACGAAGGCCCTTCCCGGATTCTAAAAGCATATATGGCGGCGGCACTTACAGACCTTTTTGGGGATGTCCCCTATTTTGAAGCATTTAGAGGAAAAGAAGGAACAGTTACCCCTATTTATGATTCCCAAGAAACCATTTATACTGGTGATGATGGAATTTTGGACAACCTAAACAAAGGTATTGCTGCTTTGGAAAATTATTCTGGAAGTATTTCTCTGGAAGGAGATATTCTTTTTAATGGAGATTTAGAGGGATGGATTCGTTTTGCGAATTCCCTTCGGATAAAATCCTTAATGCGAATTTCAAATCAAACAGATGTTTCCAACGATTTACAGTCGATTTTTACAAGCGGAAGTTTTATAGCTGTGAATGCTGAAAATGCCATTTTCAATTTTACGGATGGCGAGCCTAATAATTTCCGTTTGGCAAGATTGCGTATTGGCGACTTTAACAATTTTGTCCTATCAGAAACTATGGAAGAGGTTCTTGTTGGGTTTAACGATCCAAGAATTGAAACACTTTTTAGACCTTTTAGCAACAGTGATTCAGGGGAGTTCAATGGATTGCTCAATGGTATTGATGCTACTCAAAATGCTGCAGTATTGGCTGATTTTTCTCTGGCAGGAACCGTTTTTAGGGAAAACACAGGACAATTGGACGCCAATTTTATAACAAGCTGGGAAACTCATTTTCTTTTGGCGGAAGCAGCAGAACGGGGTTTGATTACGGCAGACCCGCAACAACTTTATGAGATAGGAGTAACACAGGCTTTCGAATATTGGCAAGTGGATCTTCCTGCGGATTACTTAACTAGCAGTGCGCCTTACGGCACAGGTGGAGATACCTCGATTCAGCAAATCATCACTCAAAAATGGATTGCAAATATCATCAATGGTTATGAAGGTTGGATTGAGTACCGCAGAACTGGCTTTCCACAGTTAAAGACGATATCCGCAAGTTTAAACAATGATATCATTCCTGTTCGCATGCCTTATCCAGCTGAAGAAGAAGCGCTCAATAGTGTTAACTATGCAGATGCAGCTTCAAGAACAGATGGAAATAGTATAAACGTTCCTGTTTGGTGGGACAATAATTAG
- a CDS encoding sodium:solute symporter produces MTEAIFWQWSLVIASSLVLFLISPLAKNTNQFFNAVYQKKTPNSFVLMGSLVISWIFAKSITNAANLGLEFGIVGGAAYAAYYLSFAVAGIVIYRMRKSGGFKSIHHFLISKFGKTAVAVFSILITIRLFNEVWSNTMVIGSYFGDMGSTPYYLSILVFTVLTLAYALKGGLSSSIFTDSIQMVLFSILLLVILWNVFAADSTFSGGTVITSGVWSFETGLNLLFAAVLQSFSYPFHDPVLTDRGFLSSHKITLKSFLWASIIGGLCIVLFSIIGVYAQHQGFAGQAAVVVGQSFGIVILLVINFIMITSAASTLDSTFSSFSKLLSIDLQLGNSLTFGRIAMVLIAFLGTIPVFLDAEILSATTISGTMVIGLTPVFMFWKKSPPKISFHLSVFCGLLFGFLLIFDWFPKSLIFTTGKYADLLWINFWGILCCITLYLTPLWIKK; encoded by the coding sequence ATGACTGAGGCAATTTTTTGGCAATGGAGTTTGGTAATAGCATCTAGCTTGGTGCTGTTCCTAATCTCTCCTTTGGCTAAAAATACCAATCAGTTTTTTAATGCTGTTTATCAAAAAAAGACCCCTAACAGCTTTGTGCTTATGGGGTCTTTGGTCATTTCATGGATCTTTGCAAAAAGTATAACCAATGCCGCCAATCTAGGTTTGGAATTTGGTATAGTTGGGGGCGCAGCCTACGCTGCATATTATCTCTCTTTTGCCGTAGCAGGTATTGTTATTTATAGAATGCGAAAGTCTGGAGGTTTTAAAAGCATTCACCATTTTCTTATTTCAAAATTTGGAAAAACCGCGGTAGCTGTCTTTTCAATTTTAATTACCATTCGTTTGTTCAATGAGGTTTGGAGCAATACAATGGTAATCGGTTCTTATTTTGGGGATATGGGCTCTACGCCATATTACTTATCCATATTGGTTTTTACCGTGTTGACCTTGGCCTATGCCCTAAAAGGGGGATTGAGCAGCTCCATCTTTACGGACAGCATTCAAATGGTGTTGTTCTCCATATTGCTTCTAGTGATTTTATGGAATGTTTTTGCCGCAGATAGCACCTTTTCTGGAGGAACGGTGATAACCTCAGGGGTTTGGTCTTTTGAAACTGGGCTCAATTTGCTTTTTGCTGCGGTCCTTCAATCGTTTAGTTATCCTTTTCATGATCCTGTATTAACAGATAGGGGGTTTTTAAGTTCTCATAAGATTACATTAAAGAGTTTTTTATGGGCCAGTATTATTGGAGGGTTATGTATTGTTTTATTTAGCATTATTGGTGTCTACGCACAGCATCAGGGCTTTGCAGGTCAGGCTGCCGTTGTTGTAGGCCAGTCCTTTGGCATTGTTATTTTATTGGTCATCAACTTTATCATGATCACTTCGGCGGCATCAACGTTGGATTCTACCTTTTCATCTTTTTCAAAATTACTTTCAATAGACCTGCAGCTTGGAAACAGTTTAACTTTTGGGCGCATTGCAATGGTATTGATTGCGTTCTTAGGAACAATTCCCGTTTTTTTGGATGCTGAAATTCTTTCGGCTACTACTATCAGTGGGACTATGGTCATAGGATTGACACCCGTTTTTATGTTTTGGAAGAAATCACCTCCTAAAATAAGTTTTCATTTAAGTGTTTTCTGCGGGTTGCTATTTGGCTTTTTATTGATTTTTGACTGGTTTCCCAAATCATTGATTTTTACCACAGGAAAGTATGCAGATTTGCTTTGGATTAATTTCTGGGGCATTCTATGTTGTATCACCTTATATTTGACGCCTTTATGGATAAAGAAATAA
- a CDS encoding arsenosugar biosynthesis-associated peroxidase-like protein, with amino-acid sequence MADSYYDPKDLRKFGKITEWSEELGTKFFDYYGKVFEEGALSAREKSLIALAVSHVVKCPYCIDAYTKDGLQKGITKEEMMEAVHVGAAIESGATLVHGVQMMNKYNKLSM; translated from the coding sequence ATGGCAGATTCGTATTACGACCCTAAGGACTTAAGAAAATTTGGGAAAATCACTGAATGGAGCGAGGAACTCGGAACCAAATTCTTTGACTATTATGGTAAGGTTTTCGAAGAAGGTGCACTAAGTGCAAGAGAGAAGTCTTTGATTGCCTTGGCAGTATCTCATGTAGTTAAGTGTCCTTATTGTATAGATGCCTATACAAAGGACGGTTTACAAAAAGGCATCACCAAAGAAGAAATGATGGAAGCCGTGCATGTAGGAGCAGCCATTGAAAGTGGTGCTACCTTGGTACATGGCGTGCAGATGATGAACAAATACAATAAACTATCAATGTAA
- the arsS gene encoding arsenosugar biosynthesis radical SAM (seleno)protein ArsS (Some members of this family are selenoproteins.), translated as MKKAKKSMKAQENELAAINKQLEILNGGVFADGELPYFKDKIAEIGHFPLRPNKLEILQINVGYMCNQVCEHCHVDAGPDRKEIMTRKTMQQCLEVIKNTGAHTLDLTGGAPEMNPDFRWFVEEAAKAGIKDFIVRSNLTIIRANKKYYDLPDFFKKHNVHVISSMPHYTRGKTDKQRGDGVFDKSIKALQELNARGYGMPGSSLRLDLVYNPSGAYLPGDQMAMEKDFKKALDEDFGIQFHNLFAITNLPIARFLDYLVASENYEDYMYALVEAYNPAAVANVMCTNTISISWDGWLYDCDFNQMLDLKVASKVKHIKDYNEDILNDRNIIISQHCYGCTAGAGSSCQGTVA; from the coding sequence ATGAAAAAGGCCAAAAAGTCCATGAAAGCTCAAGAAAATGAGTTGGCTGCAATCAATAAGCAATTAGAAATTCTTAATGGTGGCGTTTTTGCAGATGGTGAGCTTCCTTATTTTAAGGATAAAATTGCAGAAATAGGGCATTTTCCGTTACGCCCCAATAAGTTGGAAATTCTACAGATCAATGTTGGTTATATGTGTAACCAGGTTTGTGAACATTGCCATGTAGATGCAGGACCTGACCGTAAGGAAATCATGACGCGTAAAACGATGCAGCAGTGTTTGGAAGTCATTAAAAATACAGGGGCGCATACCTTGGACCTTACCGGTGGGGCACCAGAGATGAATCCAGATTTTAGATGGTTTGTGGAAGAAGCGGCCAAAGCTGGAATCAAAGATTTTATTGTTCGTTCCAACCTAACCATTATCCGTGCGAACAAGAAGTATTACGATTTACCAGACTTCTTTAAAAAGCACAATGTTCATGTAATTTCTTCCATGCCGCATTATACCCGTGGCAAAACCGATAAGCAGCGTGGGGACGGGGTTTTTGATAAATCGATAAAAGCCTTGCAAGAATTAAATGCCAGAGGATACGGCATGCCTGGCAGTTCTTTACGTTTGGATTTAGTCTATAACCCATCTGGTGCTTATTTGCCCGGAGACCAAATGGCGATGGAAAAAGATTTTAAAAAGGCTTTGGACGAAGATTTTGGAATTCAGTTCCACAACTTATTTGCCATTACCAATCTGCCTATTGCCCGTTTTCTAGATTACTTAGTCGCCTCTGAAAATTATGAAGATTATATGTACGCCCTGGTTGAAGCCTATAACCCGGCCGCGGTGGCGAATGTAATGTGCACCAACACTATTTCCATAAGCTGGGATGGTTGGTTGTATGATTGTGATTTTAACCAAATGCTGGACCTTAAGGTCGCCAGTAAAGTAAAGCACATTAAAGACTATAATGAAGATATCTTAAACGATAGGAACATTATCATTTCGCAACATTGTTATGGGTGTACCGCAGGCGCGGGGAGTAGTTGTCAGGGGACGGTGGCTTAG
- a CDS encoding Crp/Fnr family transcriptional regulator, whose translation MEEIKKFIDRIYPMHSADWDFFSSKLQKQTVKKNTPLIKIGEIENYLSFISEGIVRFYIPQEESDLTVGFLFENEFVTAYDSFITQTPSPYQIETLTNATLWRISFKDLQEVYKKTESGNIIGRRMAENMFLIKSKREISLLSKTAEERYLNLFQERPKLLKQIPLKYIASYIGVTPQALSRIRKRIT comes from the coding sequence ATGGAAGAAATCAAAAAGTTCATTGACCGTATCTATCCAATGCATAGTGCTGACTGGGACTTCTTTTCTTCAAAACTGCAGAAGCAAACCGTAAAGAAAAACACACCGCTTATAAAAATCGGTGAAATTGAGAACTACCTGTCTTTTATTTCCGAAGGGATAGTGCGGTTTTATATTCCCCAAGAAGAAAGTGACTTAACTGTTGGATTTTTATTTGAAAACGAATTTGTTACGGCCTATGATTCCTTTATCACCCAAACACCTTCTCCCTATCAAATCGAAACGCTGACCAACGCGACCTTGTGGCGCATATCGTTTAAAGACCTGCAAGAGGTGTATAAAAAAACCGAAAGCGGAAACATAATTGGGCGGAGAATGGCAGAAAATATGTTTTTGATTAAGTCGAAAAGAGAAATTTCCCTACTGAGCAAAACAGCAGAAGAACGCTATTTGAACCTGTTTCAGGAACGCCCCAAATTGTTGAAACAGATTCCGTTAAAATACATTGCCTCTTATATTGGGGTTACACCTCAAGCCTTGAGCAGAATACGAAAGCGAATTACTTAA
- a CDS encoding TetR/AcrR family transcriptional regulator, with product MEKNLKRRETMHRLCAKGLEIFHEKGYYNTSLDDILKELELSKGAFYHHFKSKEDYFISIIQNLVVQKVYALLVEPLNTHDNPLPIILDSLENALEPGKRNEMAYGFMLNDFLTEFNKRNSEISKYLKDILKVWEVNLVSVLKKGKIDGHIARHIDCEGVATYIIASYLGMRSLLMDSTNRQLKYQYVQQLKHYFSSIAERNVMA from the coding sequence ATGGAAAAGAACCTAAAAAGACGCGAAACCATGCATCGTTTATGTGCCAAAGGCCTAGAAATATTTCATGAAAAAGGCTATTACAATACCAGTTTAGATGATATTCTAAAAGAACTAGAGCTTTCTAAAGGTGCATTTTATCATCACTTTAAATCTAAAGAAGATTACTTTATAAGCATTATACAAAACCTTGTGGTTCAAAAAGTATACGCCTTATTGGTTGAACCTTTGAACACTCATGATAATCCATTGCCCATTATTTTAGATAGTCTAGAAAATGCTTTGGAACCTGGCAAGCGCAATGAAATGGCCTATGGGTTTATGTTAAATGACTTCCTGACCGAATTCAATAAGCGTAATTCAGAAATCAGCAAGTACCTTAAGGATATCCTTAAAGTATGGGAGGTAAATCTGGTCTCTGTGTTGAAAAAAGGCAAAATTGACGGCCATATAGCACGCCATATCGATTGTGAAGGAGTGGCTACCTATATTATTGCTTCGTATTTGGGAATGCGTTCCCTATTAATGGATAGTACTAACAGGCAATTAAAGTACCAGTACGTACAACAGTTAAAACACTATTTTAGTTCTATTGCAGAACGCAACGTGATGGCTTAA
- a CDS encoding glycosyltransferase family 9 protein: protein MDKKGKSHILVIRLSAMGDVAMTIPVLIALLAKNPELKITVLTKKPFTPIFSALKNVEVYEADVKKNHKGLVGLWRLYQELKKLDINYVADLHNVLRSQILKKYFALDKTPFVQIDKGRTDKKALTRSKNKIFQQLKSTHQRYADVFTELGFPIDLSNTKLLDRQPLSKKVLELVGQGTKKWVGIAPFAAHEGKMYPLSLMKEVIKKLNDTEKYKIALFGGGANEINQLEGIEKELEGVVNMAGKLNLSEELSLISNLDLMLSMDSGNAHLAANYGIPVVTLWGLTHPYAGFYPFNQSLENALLADRKQFPLIPTSVYGNKLPKGYDNVMQSITPEQVVTKISQLLAS, encoded by the coding sequence GTGGACAAAAAGGGTAAGTCCCATATTTTGGTCATTAGGCTATCTGCTATGGGAGATGTGGCGATGACCATTCCTGTTCTGATTGCATTGCTGGCCAAAAATCCTGAACTAAAGATTACCGTTCTTACTAAAAAACCATTTACCCCCATTTTTTCTGCATTGAAAAATGTTGAGGTGTACGAGGCTGATGTGAAAAAAAACCATAAAGGTCTAGTTGGATTATGGCGCTTATATCAGGAATTGAAAAAATTGGATATTAATTATGTTGCAGACCTGCACAATGTACTCCGTAGCCAAATTCTGAAAAAGTATTTTGCGTTGGATAAAACACCTTTTGTTCAGATTGATAAGGGTCGCACGGATAAAAAAGCACTTACGCGTTCCAAAAATAAAATCTTCCAACAATTAAAAAGCACCCATCAACGCTATGCAGATGTTTTTACGGAGTTGGGATTTCCAATAGATTTATCCAACACAAAATTATTGGATCGTCAACCACTTTCAAAAAAAGTACTTGAACTGGTTGGGCAGGGTACTAAAAAATGGGTGGGTATAGCTCCTTTTGCCGCCCATGAAGGTAAAATGTATCCACTCAGTTTGATGAAAGAGGTAATCAAAAAACTAAACGATACCGAAAAGTATAAAATAGCGTTATTTGGTGGTGGCGCCAATGAAATCAATCAGTTAGAAGGTATTGAAAAAGAACTCGAAGGCGTAGTTAACATGGCAGGAAAGCTTAACCTGTCTGAAGAATTATCGCTGATTTCAAATTTGGATCTAATGCTCTCCATGGATAGTGGCAATGCACATTTGGCAGCAAATTATGGTATTCCTGTGGTAACGCTTTGGGGGCTTACGCATCCTTATGCCGGGTTTTACCCCTTTAATCAATCTTTGGAAAATGCATTGCTGGCAGACCGCAAACAGTTTCCATTGATTCCAACCTCTGTGTATGGCAACAAACTTCCAAAAGGATATGATAATGTCATGCAATCCATAACTCCAGAGCAGGTAGTCACCAAAATAAGCCAGCTGTTAGCTTCTTAA
- a CDS encoding DUF4254 domain-containing protein, producing the protein MFSSFAFNIFQESIRTYHLKDDVYQEFVNPYPKDKVEHLLYRKNWIDTVQWHYEDIIRDPSINPDDALVLKRKIDASNQDRTDLVEYIDGYFLNKYQSVEIKEGATINTESPAWAFDRLSILALKIYHMQEEANRTDASPEHIAKCNDKLAVLLEQKKDLSTAIDQLLTDIEAGNKYMKVYKQMKMYNDDELNPVLRGQKG; encoded by the coding sequence ATGTTTAGCTCATTTGCCTTCAATATTTTTCAGGAAAGTATACGTACATATCATCTTAAAGATGATGTCTACCAAGAATTTGTGAATCCCTACCCAAAGGATAAGGTAGAACATTTGTTATACAGAAAAAATTGGATTGATACAGTGCAATGGCATTATGAGGATATTATTCGTGATCCATCTATAAATCCGGATGATGCTCTAGTTCTTAAACGAAAAATAGATGCAAGCAATCAAGACCGAACGGATTTGGTGGAATACATCGATGGTTATTTTTTGAATAAATACCAATCTGTGGAGATAAAAGAAGGGGCCACAATAAATACTGAAAGCCCAGCTTGGGCTTTTGACCGACTTTCCATTTTGGCGTTGAAGATTTACCACATGCAAGAAGAGGCAAACAGAACGGATGCTTCTCCCGAACACATTGCCAAATGCAATGATAAGTTGGCTGTGCTATTGGAACAAAAGAAAGACCTTTCAACAGCCATTGACCAATTATTGACGGATATTGAAGCGGGAAATAAGTATATGAAAGTCTATAAACAGATGAAAATGTACAATGATGACGAATTAAACCCGGTACTCCGTGGACAAAAAGGGTAA
- a CDS encoding DUF6427 family protein has product MISSFFGKTKPINYIVLSVFLFLFYSVFVFFEANQEINVDTIPLDVLTGGTLLLSIYIISRIVRVEKVTDFSSYAIFFFVLLFVAFSKVLGDKNAIFCNFFLLLAVWRLLAVKSIKNVKHKIFDASLLICIASLFYDWAVVFFLLVFFVINVYDRKTFKNWLVPIVGILTFFILVFTFLKVNGELSFFADHYRFSIDFLKTDFFTEPAIIKLLIYVFLLVVVMSLVFLKVRKKGGGKLVPLRIVFLAFIFGAFINLFKSVDASPVLITFFPAAVFLTNYIETIKKAKLKEVVVVICVALSFVLFLVELNL; this is encoded by the coding sequence ATGATTTCAAGCTTTTTCGGAAAAACAAAACCCATAAACTATATTGTTCTATCGGTTTTCCTATTCCTCTTTTACAGCGTTTTTGTTTTTTTTGAAGCAAATCAAGAGATTAATGTGGATACGATTCCGTTAGATGTTTTAACGGGAGGGACACTTTTGCTCTCTATTTATATTATCAGTAGAATTGTTCGTGTTGAAAAGGTAACTGATTTCAGCTCCTATGCTATCTTTTTTTTTGTTTTGCTGTTCGTTGCTTTTTCAAAGGTCCTTGGAGATAAAAATGCTATTTTCTGCAACTTTTTTTTACTGCTCGCTGTCTGGAGGTTATTGGCGGTTAAATCCATCAAAAATGTTAAGCATAAGATTTTTGATGCATCACTCTTAATCTGTATTGCAAGTCTTTTTTACGATTGGGCCGTGGTGTTTTTTCTTTTGGTATTTTTTGTCATCAATGTTTACGATAGAAAGACATTTAAGAACTGGTTGGTCCCAATCGTTGGTATTTTAACCTTTTTCATATTGGTTTTTACCTTTTTAAAGGTGAACGGAGAACTTTCTTTTTTTGCGGACCATTATAGATTTTCAATAGATTTTTTAAAAACTGATTTTTTTACAGAACCAGCGATAATAAAATTATTGATCTATGTCTTTTTATTAGTAGTGGTGATGTCTTTGGTTTTCTTAAAAGTAAGAAAGAAAGGGGGCGGAAAGTTAGTACCGTTGCGCATTGTTTTCTTGGCTTTTATTTTTGGGGCCTTCATCAACCTTTTCAAATCTGTTGATGCCTCTCCCGTTTTAATTACATTTTTTCCAGCGGCGGTTTTTTTAACCAATTATATAGAGACCATAAAAAAGGCCAAGCTCAAGGAAGTTGTAGTAGTAATATGTGTTGCTTTGTCCTTTGTCCTTTTTCTGGTAGAACTTAATCTGTAA
- a CDS encoding uracil phosphoribosyltransferase yields the protein MSKFFYGIEDLFVNGLFAPYDFFRFMQSWWSSNAVNWVFAIIGFVAMVYWMNQLKIFNDSGEEDKSITSHSYL from the coding sequence ATGAGCAAGTTTTTTTACGGCATTGAAGACTTATTTGTAAATGGTCTTTTTGCTCCTTATGATTTTTTCCGTTTTATGCAAAGTTGGTGGTCTTCTAACGCTGTGAACTGGGTTTTTGCAATTATTGGTTTTGTAGCCATGGTCTATTGGATGAACCAGTTGAAAATTTTCAACGATAGCGGTGAAGAGGACAAGAGCATTACCTCTCATTCATATCTATAA
- the purD gene encoding phosphoribosylamine--glycine ligase, which produces MNILVLGSGGREHAISFKISQSSKIEQLFVAPGNAGTSEIATNVEVGVNDFESIKALVLAEKIDLVVVGPEDPLVNGVHDFFLNDDALKDVSVIGPQQAAAELEGSKEFAKEFMMRHQIPTAAYESFTSETVEKGYAFLETLRPPYVLKADGLAAGKGVLILQDLDEAKAELKSMLLDSKFGSASATVVIEEFLDGIELSCFVLTDGTNYKILPTAKDYKRIGEGDTGLNTGGMGAISPVPFADESFLHKIEQQVVKPTVEGLKKDNLPYVGFIFIGLIKVGEEPKVIEYNVRMGDPETEVVVPRIKNDLVDILTAMAKGKLNEINLDIDQKTATTVMAVSGGYPEAYEKGKEITGIENIKDSLVFHAGTKKSDGKVVTNGGRVIAITSLGNDFQEALQKSYQNIEKLHFDGMYYRKDLGFDL; this is translated from the coding sequence ATGAATATTCTGGTCCTTGGCTCTGGCGGTCGTGAACATGCGATATCCTTTAAAATATCACAAAGCTCAAAAATAGAACAATTGTTTGTTGCACCAGGCAATGCAGGCACTTCTGAAATTGCAACCAATGTTGAAGTTGGGGTAAACGATTTTGAAAGTATTAAAGCATTGGTTTTGGCCGAAAAGATAGATTTGGTTGTGGTTGGTCCAGAGGATCCATTAGTCAATGGAGTTCATGATTTTTTCTTGAATGATGATGCGCTAAAAGATGTTTCAGTCATAGGGCCACAACAAGCTGCTGCAGAACTGGAAGGGAGTAAAGAATTTGCCAAAGAGTTTATGATGCGCCATCAGATTCCAACAGCTGCATATGAAAGTTTTACTTCGGAAACGGTAGAGAAAGGATACGCCTTTTTAGAAACATTAAGGCCGCCGTACGTTCTTAAAGCAGATGGATTAGCTGCTGGCAAAGGGGTGTTGATTCTTCAAGATTTAGACGAAGCAAAAGCAGAGCTTAAATCCATGCTATTGGATTCCAAGTTTGGTTCCGCTAGTGCAACCGTGGTGATTGAGGAATTCTTGGACGGGATAGAATTAAGCTGTTTTGTGCTAACTGATGGCACAAATTATAAAATACTTCCTACCGCAAAAGATTACAAACGCATTGGTGAAGGAGACACGGGCCTTAACACAGGGGGCATGGGAGCCATTTCCCCGGTTCCTTTTGCAGACGAATCCTTTTTACACAAAATAGAGCAACAAGTAGTGAAGCCTACCGTAGAAGGTCTTAAAAAGGATAATTTACCATATGTAGGATTCATCTTTATAGGATTGATAAAAGTTGGGGAAGAACCAAAGGTCATAGAGTACAATGTACGCATGGGCGATCCAGAGACTGAGGTTGTTGTTCCTAGAATTAAAAATGATTTGGTTGATATCCTTACAGCGATGGCCAAAGGAAAATTAAATGAAATCAATCTTGATATAGATCAAAAAACCGCTACAACGGTAATGGCCGTTTCAGGAGGTTATCCAGAGGCATATGAAAAAGGAAAAGAAATCACAGGGATTGAAAATATAAAAGATTCCTTGGTCTTTCATGCTGGAACAAAGAAAAGTGACGGAAAGGTGGTTACCAACGGAGGGCGTGTTATTGCCATTACCTCCCTTGGAAATGATTTTCAGGAAGCGCTACAAAAATCCTATCAAAATATAGAAAAATTACATTTTGATGGAATGTACTACAGAAAAGACCTCGGGTTCGATTTATAG
- a CDS encoding UDP-glucuronic acid decarboxylase family protein — protein sequence MKKTLITGAAGFLGSHLCDRFIAEGHHVIAMDNLITGDLKNIEHLFPLEHFEFHHHDVSTFVHYGGDLDYILHFASPASPIDYLKIPIETLKVGSLGTLNLLGLAKEKNARILVASTSEVYGDPLVHPQNEEYYGNVSPIGPRGVYDEAKRFMESITMAYHTHHGLDTRIVRIFNTYGSRMRLNDGRVVPAFMGQALRGEDLTVFGDGSQTRSFTYIDDQVEGIYRLLMSNYHLPVNIGNPDETTILEFAEEIIKLTGTHQKIIFKPLPKDDPLQRQPDISRAKEVLGWEPKIHRSEGLKRVYEYFQSLSPEELSRNHRDFSANK from the coding sequence TTGAAAAAAACCCTAATCACAGGCGCGGCAGGTTTCCTTGGATCACATCTTTGCGATAGATTCATAGCAGAAGGACACCATGTCATTGCTATGGATAACCTTATAACCGGAGATTTAAAGAATATTGAACATCTCTTTCCACTAGAACATTTTGAATTCCATCACCACGATGTTTCTACGTTTGTTCACTACGGAGGTGATTTGGATTACATTCTTCATTTTGCATCTCCTGCAAGTCCAATCGATTATTTAAAAATTCCGATTGAAACCCTAAAAGTAGGCTCCTTAGGCACATTAAATTTATTGGGTCTTGCCAAGGAAAAGAATGCAAGAATTTTAGTGGCATCAACCTCAGAAGTATATGGAGACCCATTAGTACATCCGCAAAACGAAGAGTATTATGGTAATGTAAGCCCTATCGGCCCCAGAGGAGTATATGACGAGGCCAAACGCTTTATGGAATCTATAACTATGGCGTATCATACCCATCATGGATTGGATACCCGTATCGTTCGCATTTTTAATACCTATGGTTCAAGAATGCGCTTAAATGATGGCCGAGTGGTTCCAGCGTTTATGGGTCAAGCACTTCGAGGTGAGGATTTAACGGTTTTTGGAGACGGATCCCAAACAAGATCTTTCACTTATATAGATGATCAGGTTGAAGGCATCTACCGTCTATTGATGAGCAACTATCATCTTCCAGTCAACATTGGTAATCCAGATGAAACTACAATTCTGGAGTTTGCCGAGGAGATTATAAAACTGACTGGAACCCATCAAAAAATAATCTTCAAACCACTGCCAAAAGACGACCCATTGCAGCGTCAACCAGACATTTCTCGTGCAAAAGAAGTTTTGGGATGGGAGCCCAAAATACATCGTTCGGAAGGACTTAAGAGAGTATATGAATATTTTCAATCACTTTCTCCTGAAGAATTGAGCAGAAACCATAGAGATTTCTCTGCAAACAAATAG